A window from Mya arenaria isolate MELC-2E11 chromosome 9, ASM2691426v1 encodes these proteins:
- the LOC128246144 gene encoding cholecystokinin receptor-like, translating to MEDPAVVIVMVMLSLFSICGTIGNSLVLYIYSHKKEKSTAGIFIMSLAGTDLFTCVFVMPFTEAVVYLSYMVRYDVACKINMFFITCNVPFAAFIMVAIAIDKYFCICHPFLHVINIFRAKVIVLCLMLFASTFGVITSLSYGVYSYELIVPTNKTIASPSETMMYTVSENYGQNATLIAGGHRVYANCSKELLGKLHVYNNKTEAHAGYDLFYTGLCAPSYILTGPQFLNIYQRVYAGTYLLSFVVVFVLYGLIYRSIYKHRAKRSKRKRSSLYPSGIEFSIVETQFTAVTHVNPHSGRRSDPNLENDEVDKETHVEMQPMRPKPRKGPRAISIKEKTLLANIRTAVMLFVVTVVFLVAFLPAWLMGLQAMEFNAVIFYMYFVYHTANPFIYAFMNKSFRDDLGKVLKCQSIPLVR from the exons ATGGAAGATCCGGCAGTGGTTATCGTTATGGTGATGCTATCCTTGTTTTCCATATGCGGAACAATCGGAAATTCACTCGTTCTTTACATCTATTCACATAAGAAAGAAAAGTCGACCGCGGGAATTTTCATTATGAGCCTTGCAGGAACTGACCTATTCACCTGTGTGTTTGTTATGCCGTTCACAGAGGCTGTCGTGTACCTGAGTTACATGGTTCGATATGACGTGGCCTGCAAGATTAACATGTTCTTTATCACATGCAATGTTCCATTCGCCGCGTTCATAATGGTGGCAATTGCAATTGACAAGTACTTTTGTATCTGCCATCCATTTCTAcatgttatcaatatatttcgGGCAAAAGTAATCGTGTTGTGCTTAATGCTCTTTGCATCTACATTTGGAGTTATCACATCTCTGTCATACGGTGTTTACTCATACGAACTGATAGTGCCTACTAATAAAACCATTGCCAGTCCAAGTGAAACTATGATGTATACGGTAAGTGAAAACTATGGCCAAAATGCAACTTTGATTGCCGGTGGCCACCGTGTGTATGCAAATTGCTCAAAGGAATTATTAGGGAAGCTTCATgtatacaacaacaaaacagaagCGCACGCTGGATACGACCTATTCTATACAGGTCTATGTGCTCCAAGTTATATTCTGACTGGCCCTCAGTTTCTGAATATCTATCAACGTGTGTACGCTGGGACATACCTGCTTTCTTTTGTCGTAGTATTCGTCCTATATGGCCTGATTTACCGGTCAATATACAAGCATCGAGCTAAAAGAAGCAAGAGAAAACGTTCCAGTCTGTATCCGTCTGGC ATTGAGTTCTCGATTGTTGAAACCCAATTCACAGCGGTGACACACGTTAATCCTCACAGTGGCCGACGGAGCGATCCAAATCTTGAAAATGACGAAGTTGACAAAGAAACGCATGTAGAGATGCAGCCAATGAGACCAAAGCCGAGAAAGGGACCGCGGGCAATATCAATCAAAGAGAAAACATTATTGGCCAATATTCGGACAGCTGTCATGTTGTTTGTTGTTACCGTTGTTTTTCTAGTTGCATTTTTGCCAGCTTGGCTTATGGGATTACAAGCAATGGAGTTTAACGCCGTGATtttctacatgtattttgtatatcatacTGCAAATCCTTTCATTTACGCATTCATGAACAAGTCATTTAGAGATGACCTTGGAAAGGTTCTTAAATGCCAGAGTATACCCCTTGTtcgttaa